One window of the Tachypleus tridentatus isolate NWPU-2018 chromosome 10, ASM421037v1, whole genome shotgun sequence genome contains the following:
- the LOC143229610 gene encoding hemocyte protein-glutamine gamma-glutamyltransferase-like, with protein sequence MNDLEGRFPLLDLVNNTVSSDDSYGLNDYNSYLRDLLREMKEEYESRRDVNGLEKAIQVNSVDFSPRDSARKHNTQMYELVESSNPALILRRGLSFFATFQFNRNYDPKKDQLKLEMTFGSNPQVAKGTLVVLPIKSNDSFKEDNTQWDVRLHSYNRSQVTVQVHIPVSVGIGIWKMKVISLLRSSDSQPVSSSKTYKCKENIYILFNPWNKDDAVYMQDDKLKREYVLNDVGKIYVGSFHYPTGRQWIFGQFKDSVLPACMFLLERSGLKYSARSNPIKVARAVSAMVNDLNDKGVVVGRWHEPYDDGVAPWKWTGSSAILEEYMKTEGVSVKYGQCWVFAGVCNTVCRALGLPCRPVSTFVSAHDSDATLTIDRLFNKDGEEISGGTNDSIWNFHVWNECWMARPDLPTGYGGWQIIDSTPQETSEGIYQLGPTSLVAVKRGETGYMYDTPFVYAEVNADIVYWQKDRKSENGWKRLKTDTSHVGRLILTKKVGVDDDFGINDAQDITYEYKNKEGTEEERISVRNATRNATLSHRFDLRLRHKEDVHFEILETEQVMIGQPFRVRLKIRNLSSEPRKVSAVLSANTVYYNGITAKKLKRKNDKLTLQPQQEELISFGVESNEYLDKLVDYAMIKIYALTTVKETEQTWSGEDDFVLNKPKLDLMIRGTPKVGRPIELVISFTNPLKRILDDCVFSIEGSGVTGPYRTKFRDISPGETVTHGEKLVPQKAGLRKICVTFSSRQLIQLMGSKQVEVKPQPELDDNEI encoded by the exons ATGAACGACTTAGAAGGAAGGTTTCCACTGTTGGACTTGGTTAATAACACTGTTTCTAGCGATGACAGTTATGGCCTAAACGACTACAACAGCTATTTACGAGATCTTCTTAGAGAGATGAAGGAAGAGTATGAAAGTCGAAGAGATGTTAATGGCCTTGAAAAGG CTATACAAGTAAACAGTGTGGACTTCTCACCACGAGACAGTGCTCGTAAACACAACACTCAAATGTATGAACTCGTAGAAAGTTCTAACCCAGCCCTGATTCTTCGACGTGGTCTGTCCTTCTTCGCCACTTTTCAGTTTAACCGAAACTATGACCCAAAGAAAGACCAGCTCAAATTGGAAATGACATTTG GTTCAAATCCTCAAGTTGCTAAAGGAACATTAGTTGTATTACCCATCAAAAGCAATGACAGTTTCAAAGAAGACAATACTCAGTGGGACGTCCGACTACATAGCTATAATCGTTCCCAGGTCACTGTTCAGGTGCATATTCCCGTATCTGTGGGAATTGGCATTTGGAAGATGAAAGTCATTTCGCTGTTGAGATCAAGTGACAGTCAACCAGTCTCGTCCTCAAAAACGTATAAATGCAAGGagaacatatatattttgttcaatCCATGGAACAAAG ATGACGCTGTCTACATGCAGGATGACAAATTGAAGCGAGAATACGTTTTGAATGATGTGGGAAAGATTTATGTTGGATCATTTCACTACCCAACAGGTCGACAGTGGATTTTTGGACAG tTCAAAGACTCGGTCCTGCCGGCTTGTATGTTTCTGTTGGAACGTTCTGGTCTTAAATACAGCGCCAGATCTAACCCAATCAAGGTAGCCCGTGCAGTATCCGCAATG gtAAATGACCTGAATGACAAAGGTGTAGTGGTAGGTAGATGGCATGAACCCTACGATGACGGTGTCGCCCCCTGGAAGTGGACTGGGAGCTCTGCTATTTTGGAAGAGTACATGAAAACTGAAGGAGTTTCTGTAAAATATGGACAATGTTGGGTTTTCGCTGGTGTATGCAATACCG TTTGTCGAGCTTTGGGGCTTCCATGTAGGCCAGTGTCGACCTTCGTGTCAGCTCACGATTCAGACGCTACATTAACCATTGACAGACTGTTTAACAAAGATGGGGAAGAAATCTCTGGAGGAACGAATGACTCGATCtg GAATTTCCATGTATGGAATGAATGTTGGATGGCACGACCTGATCTGCCTACAGGCTACGGGGGATGGCAGATAATTGATTCCACACCACAGGAAACTAGTGAAG GTATCTACCAGTTAGGCCCTACTTCTTTGGTGGCTGTTAAAAGAGGAGAAACTGGATATATGTACGATACCCCGTTCGTCTATGCTGAAGTTAATGCAGATATTGTGTACTGGCAGAAAGACAGAAAATCAGAAAACGGCTGGAAGAGATTGAAGACAGATACTTCTCA TGTAGGACGTCTTATACTTACAAAGAAAGTTGGTGTGGACGACGATTTTGGTATAAATGATGCACAAGATATTACGTACGAGTACAAGAACAAAGAAG GGACTGAAGAAGAAAGAATATCTGTACGAAACGCCACCAGAAATGCTACCCTGAGCCATAGATTCGACCTACGTCTTCGTCACAAAGAAGATGTTCATTTTGAGATCTTGGAGACTGAGCAAGTAATGATTGGACAGCCCTTTCGTGTAAGGTTAAAGATTAGGAACCTGAGCAGCGAACCCAGGAAAGTGTCAGCCGTGTTGTCAGCAAACACCGTTTACTACAACGGAATCACAGCCAAAAAACTCAAACGGAAAAACGATAAACTCACGCTTCAGCCCCAGCAAG AAGAACTGATTTCTTTCGGAGTGGAATCGAATGAATATCTAGATAAACTGGTGGATTATGCCATGATAAAAATCTACGCCCTTACGACAGTAAAGGAAACTGAACAAACTTGGTCTGGTGAGGATGATTTTGTGCTGAACAAGCCAAAGTTGGATCTTATG ATTCGCGGAACTCCGAAAGTCGGAAGACCTATCGAGTTGGTTATCAGTTTCACCAATCCCCTCAAACGCATTCTGGACGACTGCGTCTTCAGTATTGAAGGGTCAGGAGTGACCGGTCCATACCGCACTAAGTTCAG GGATATCAGTCCTGGAGAAACTGTAACTCACGGTGAAAAACTCGTCCCTCAGAAAGCTGGTTTGAGGAAGATCTGTGTGACTTTCAGCTCTCGGCAGCTCATCCAACTGATGGGATCAAAACAAGTTGAGGTGAAGCCTCAACCTGAGTTGGACGATAATGAGATTTAA
- the LOC143229612 gene encoding uncharacterized protein C1orf198 homolog, producing MASVKEKVEEYFSTMNPIASRMMDDMKTVMEEFNDEWEEFSLEEKSCLLWRSVVKANVEEKYICNERSEKSVECFPVLDIKTGEKIIVDEDTSNGKPFGCTWRDEHSAPFMWETQSQLDLRLFALNNTPTSLRKKQHNIKTRSQEKSSRCITVDSETERFESSMLESLTPEIIRKKSLPPGESSSSSLQTPVLIKDKIQHDCNVSVCSSKETLNFDKDPETVEPAPELEQNPGYESEENTKDLEEISDDVDLEVNAEYIPRSDSSSPSQIIPKSGFDFLDNW from the exons ATGGCTTCAGTGAAAGAAAAGGTAGAAGAATATTTTTCTACCATGAATCCCATAGCCAGCAGAATGATGGATGACATGAAAACAGTGATGGAAGAGTTCAATGATGAATGGGAAGAATTTAGTTTGGAAGAAAAATCTTGTCTTCTTTGGAGATCAGTAGTGAAAGCTAATGttgaagaaaagtatatttgtaatGAACGTAGTGAGAAAAGTGTGGAATGCTTTCCAGTTCTTGATATTAAAACGGGAGAAAAAATTATTGTTGATGAGGATACATCAAATGGGAAGCCATTC GGATGTACATGGAGGGATGAACATTCTGCTCCATTCATGTGGGAAACCCAG AGTCAGTTAGATCTACGATTGTTTGCCCTAAACAATACACCAACGTCTCTGAGGAAGAAACAGCATAATATTAAAACCCGTTCTCAGGAGAAAAGTAGTAGGTGTATCACTGTTGATTCTGAAACAGAAAGGTTTGAGAGTTCTATGTTGGAATCCTTGACACCAGAGATTATAAGAAAGAAATCTCTGCCACCAGGTGAAAGCTCATCTTCATCTTTGCAGACACCTGTCTTGATTAAGGATAAGATTCAACATGATTGTAATGTTTCAGTATGTAGTTCCAAAGAAACTCTTAATTTTGACAAAGACCCAGAAACTGTAGAACCAGCCCCTGAGCTCGAACAAAATCCAGGTTATGAGTCTGAAGAAAACACAAAGGACTTGGAAGAAATTAGTGATGATGTTGATTTAGAAGTGAATGCAGAATATATCCCAAGATCTGATTCATCTAGTCCGTCACAG ATTATTCCTAAAAGTGGTTTTGACTTTCTTGATAACTGGTAA